CACCTGATACAGCGTGGCGTTGCGCTCTTCGGTAAAGCGCAGTTCGCCGTAGGGGTCATCTTCAATAATCAGGAAGTTATGCTCCGCCGCCAGCCGGACCAGCTGTTCACGGCGCGCGGCGCTCAGCGTCAGGCCGCTCGGGTTGCCGAAAGTCGGCACCACGTATACCCCTTTGATGCGCTGCGTTTTCAGCAGCTCGGCCAGTTCGTCCACCACCATGCCGTCGCTGTCGGAGGAGACCGACATCACCGTGGCTTCCGCCAGCTCCAGCGTCTGCAGCGCCGCCAGATAGGTCGGGCTTTCCACCACGAACACGTCACCCGGGTTCACCACGGTGCGCATCACCAGATCCAGCGCCTGCTGCGAGCCGGCGGTGACCATCACATCTTCCGGCCGCGCCTGCACCCCACGTTCGGCACACAGCGTGCAGATTCGTTCGCGCAGCAGCGGGCTGCCCTCCGTCAGGCCATACTGGAACGCGCTTTTCGGCTGTTCATCGATCGCCTGCCGGGTGGCGATGCTCAACCCCTCGAAGTCGAACAGCGCATCGGAAGGAATGCCGCCCGCCAGTGAGATGACGCCCGGCATTTTGCTTTGTTTGAGTAATTCACGAATGGCAGAGCTTTTAACATTGATAATACGTTGGGCGAGAAGTCCTTCAGCGTTCATGATTTATCTTTTTATCTCGTAATCGGTAAGAAAAGGGGCGCGCGACAGGCGCCCCGACGCCCCGGGCAATCACCGGGGTCAGCCCCCCAGATAGGCGGAGCGAACTGCTTCGTTTGCTAACAATGCAGCTCCCGTATCTTCCAACACCACGCGGCCGTTTTCCAGTACATAACCGCGATCCGCCAGCTTTAGCGCCTGATTGGCGTTCTGCTCCACCAGGAAGATGGTCATCCCCTCCGCGCGCAGCTGTTCAATGGTGTCGAAAATCTGCTGGATAACGATCGGCGCCAGACCGAGCGACGGTTCATCCAACAGCAGCAGTTTCGGCTGACTCATCAGCGCCCGGCCGATAGCCAGCATCTGTTGCTCGCCGCCGGACATGGTGCCGGCGCGCTGCCCGCGGCGCTCCCGCAGCCGCGGGAACAGCTGGAACACCCGCTCCAGCCGCTGCTGATACTGCGGACGTGCGGCGAAGAAGCCGCCCATTGCCAGATTCTCTTCCACCGTCATGCGTGCAAACACCCGCCGTCCTTCCGGCACGATCGCCACCGCTTCGCGCATAATCCGCGAGGTCGGCCAGCGGGTGATGTCCTGATCCAGCAGCGTGACCGTTCCCTCGCTGGCGCGCGGTTCGCCGCACAGCGTGCCCAGTAAGGTGGTTTTGCCGGCGCCGTTGGCGCCGATCAGCGTGACAATCTCCCCCTGGCGGATGGTCAGGCTGACCTGATGCAGCGCCTGAATTTTTCCGTAATGGGCGGAAACCTGATTAAACGACAGCATCATGATTACGCTTCCCCCAGATATGCCCGGATCACATCCGGGTTATGGCGAATTTGCTCCGGTGTCCCCTGCGCCAACGGCGCGCCCTGATTCACCACATAGATCCGGTCGGAAATCCCCATCACCAACTTCATATCATGCTCAATCAGCAGCACCGAGACCTGATGCTGACTGCGCAGTTCGACAATCAGCCGATCCAGCTCGGCGGTCTCCTTCGGGTTCAGCCCCGCCGCCGGTTCATCCAGCATCAGCAGTTCAGGGCGCGTCACCATGCAGCGGGCGATCTCCAGCCGCCGCTGCTGGCCGTAGGCCAGATTGCCCGCCGAGCGGTTGGCCATCTCCAGCAGGCCGACGCGCTCCAGCCACACCGCCGCCCGCTCGCGCGCGTCGGCTTCGGCGCGGCGAAAGGCCGGCGTTTTCAGCAGTCCGGCGAACACCCCGCTGCGTAAATGCTGGTGCTGCGCCACCAGCAGGTTTTCCACCACCGTCATTTCGCGGAACAGGCGCACGTGCTGAAAGGTGCGCACCACGCCCAGCCGGGCGATCGCCTGGCCGGACAGCCCCGCCAGCTGGCGCTCACGCAGACGAACCGTGCCGCTGGTCGGGCGGTAAAAGCCGGTCAGGCAGTTAAAGATGGTGGTTTTGCCCGCGCCGTTCGGGCCAATCAGCGAGACAATCTCTCCCTGATTGAGCGTCAGGCCGACGTTATTCACCGCCAGCAGTCCGCCAAAACGCATCGACAGTCCTTCGACCGTCAGCAAAGGTTGCGCGCTCATGGCTGCTCCTCCTTCGCCGCCTGAATATCCGCCGCTTTCAGCTTCATCTGCGGACGCTTCATCGGCAGCAGCCCCTGCGGCCGCCAGATCATCATCAGCACCATCAGCGCCCCCAGCAGCAGCATGCTGTACTCATTTAAATCACGCATCATCTCCCGTGACACCACCAGCAGAACCGCCGCCAGGATCACCGCAAACTGCGAACCCATACCACCCAGCACCACGATCGCCAGCACAAACGCCGATTCGACGAAGGTAAAAGACTCCGGGCTGACAAAACCCTGACGCGCGGCGAACAACGTGCCGGCAAAACCGGCGAAGGCGGCGCTGATGGTAAATGCCGTCAGCTTGATTTTGGTCGGGCTTAACCCCAGTGAGCGGCAGGCGATCTCATCCTCGCGCAGCGCCTCCCAGGCGCGCCCCAGCGGCATGCGCAGCAGACGGTTAATCACAAACAGCGTCAGAACCACCAGCAGCAGCGCCACCAGATAGAGGAAAATAATGCGGTCGCTGGGGTCATATTTCAGATCAAAGAAGTTATGGAAGGTATCCCAGCCGCCGTCGCGCGCGCTGCGGCTGAACTCCAGCCCGAACAGGGTCGGCTTCGGGATCTGGCTGATGCCGTTCGGCCCGCCGGTGATCTCGGTATTGTTCAGCAGCAGAATGCGCACGATCTCCCCGAAGCCGAGCGTGACGATCGCCAGATAGTCGCCGCGCAGCCGCAGAACCGGGAACCCCAGCAGAAAGCCGAACGCCGCGGTCACCATCCCCGCCAGCGGCAGGCTCTCCCAGAAACCAAAGCCGTAATAGTGGTTGAGCAGCGCATAGGTGTAGGCGCCGATGGCATAAAAGCCGCCGTAGCCCAGTACCAGCAGGCCGGACAGCCCCACCACCACGTTCAGCCCCAGCCCCAGCATGACGTAGATCAGCGTCAGGGTGGCGATATCCACCGTCCCGCGCGACACCAGAAACGGCCAGGCGACGGCAGCGACGATCAGCAGCGCGGCCAGCAGCTTTTGTCGCGCCGTGCTGCCGTCAAAGCTCGGCAATACCCAGGCAGGGCCGTTCACTTTACTCAGCCCCTGCTGCAACAGCGGGCGCAGCAGTTGAAAAACAAACACCACCGCGCAGCCGATGCCAATCCACATCCAGCGCACTTCTGCCGCGCCGCGCACCACCAGTTTGGTGCCGTCCAGGCCCAGCTGCATGCCCATCAGAAAGGCCGCCATCACAAACAGCACCGCCGCGGCGAGCAGGGCATTAAGCAGATTGAGTTTCATACCTTCTCAACCTCCGGACGGCCCAGAATCCCGGTCGGCATCACCAACAGCACCACGATCAGCAGGGCGAATGACACCACGTCTTTATATTCGGCGCTCAGGTAGGCCGAGGTCAGCGCTTCAGCCACCCCCAGCACCAGACCGCCGATCATCGCCCCCGGAATGCTGCCGATGCCGCCCAACACGGCGGCGGTAAAGGCCTTCATCCCGGCCATAAAGCCGATATACGGGTTAATCACGCCATAGAACTGCCCCAGCAACACGCCGGCCACCGCCGCCATCACCGCGCCGATCACAAAGGTCAGCGAGATCACCCGATCGGTGTTGATGCCCAGCAGGCTGGCCATTTTTAAATCTTCCGCACAGGCACGACAGGCACGCCCCATGCGTGAATAGCGGATAAACAGCGTCAGCGCCAGCATCGCCAGGAAGGTGACCACCCAGATGGTGAGCTGCATGGTGCTGACGGTGGCGGCGAAGCCGTTACTTTCCCCCAGCACCCAGCGGCCGGTCACCAGGCTCGGCAACGCCAGATCGCGCGAGCCCTGCGTCAGGCTGACGTAGTTTTGCAGGAAGATCGACATGCCGATAGCGGAGATCAGCGCGATCAGCCGTTTGGAGTAACGCACCGGCTTATAGGCCACCCGTTCAATGCTCCAGCCGTACGCGCTGGCGATCACGATCGACACCAAAAACGCCGCGCCGATCAGCAGCCAACCGGCGTCGATGCCGAACATCATCAACGCGGCGATGACGATAAACGAGACATAGCTGCCGATCATATACACTTCGCCGTGGGCGAAGTTAATCATGCCGATAATGCCGTACACCATGGTGTAACCGATGGCGATCAGGGCATAGGTGCTGCCCAGCGTCACCCCGTTGAACATTTGCTGCAGAAAGTAGAGAAACTGCTCAGACATACGCGGACCCTCGGCTGCGCGTTGAGTGCAGGGCGCGGCATGCCGCGCCCACGCCCGCCGGGATGCGCCTTCCCCCGGCAAGACTGCAACGTGAAAGACGAAAGGTCGGTTACTTCACCGGCGTCGAGGTGCCGTCGGCGTGCCATTCGAAGACGCCGAACTCGAAGCCTTTCAGGTCGCCCTTGTCATCCCAGCTCAGCGGCCCCATCACGGTATCCACCGGCTTGGCCTTCAGATCCTTGACGATATCCTCCGGCTCCTGGCTGCCGCTGCGCTCCATGCCGGTCGTCAGCGCCTGCAGCGCCGCATAGGTGGTCCAGACGAAAGGACCGGTAGGATCCTGTTTCTTGGCCTTCAACGCATCGACAACCGCTTTGTTGGCCGGCACCTGATCGTAACGCTTCGGCAGCGTTACCAGCATGCCTTCCGACGCCGCGCCGGCGATATTCGACAGCGAGGAGTTGCCCACCCCTTCCGGCCCCATAAAACGGGTCTTCAGCCCGGCCTGTTTGGCCTGGCGCAGAATCTGCCCCATTTCCGGGTAATAGCCGCCGAAGTAGACAAAGTCCACGCTCTCTTTTTTCAAGCGGGCGACCAGCGTGGAGAAGTCCTTGTCACCGGCGGTGATCCCTTCAAACATGACCGGTTTTACCCCCGCTTTCTGCAGGCTGTCGCGCACCGCGCGCGCCAGGCCTTCGCCGTACTGCTGCTTATCGTGCACCACGGCGATGCGCTGCGGCTTCAGGGTTTCCATGATGTATTTGGCGGCGGTCGGGCCCTGATCGGAATCCAGCCCGGTGGTGCGCATGATCATCTGGTAACCGCGGGTCGTCAGATCGGCATTGGTGGCCGCCGGGGTAATCATGATCACCCCTTCATCTTCGTAGATATCCGACGCCGGCTGGGTGGATGACGAACACAGGTGGCCGATCACATAGCGAATGCCGTCGTTGATCACTTTGTTGGCCACCGCCACCGCCTGCTTCGGATCGCAGGCGTCGTCATATTCGACCGCCACCAGTTTGTCACCCTTGATGCCGCCCTTGGCGTTGATATCGGCGATCGCCTGACGCGCGCCGGTAAATTCCATATCGCCGTATTGCGCCACCGGACCGGACATCGCCCCGACGACGGCCACTTTAATCTCTTCCGCCAGCGCGCCGTGGCTCATCGCCATGGCGATGCAGCCGGCCAACCATGCCTTACCCTTGGTTACTTTCATCCGCATCATCCCCGTCTGTTGTTGTGTGTGAAGCTGTCCATTGTGTTTGCCATGCCGACGCATCAGCGCTTTATTCATAAGTAATAATGACTTAGGCATTTAAACGGCAATATTTTCTTATAAGACCTTATTTTTCATGCCATTAAACAGGAGTTTTCTTCTGCAAATCAACTTGACCATCCAGAAACAAGCGACGTAAACAGGATAAAGTATGGATGAAATCTGAACTATTTTCTCCTTTATGCAGCGCGTTACACTGGCTAACAAACTGTTTACTAATTTTTTACTCGGAAAATCACCGCGCGGAAAAACATTCTGCGAATCCGTCGTACAGAAAAAGTTACACATCGTGACCAGCAAGATCTATTACACTGACGCCATCGCTAATTTGCCCGGAAAGGTTACATGAAACTCACTATCGAACGGTTAACCACGCTGTCCGCACAGGACCTGATCGATCTTGGAAAAATCTGGCCGCATCAGACGCCGGGGCAGTGGCAATCCTGGTTAACCGGCGAACGGGCGCTGTTTGGCGCGCGCTTTAACGAACGCCTATTAGGCGCGGTAAAGGTCTCGCTGGATGGCGACACCGCGCAGCTGCACGACCTACTGGTGCGTGAAGTCACCCGCCGTCGCGGCGTCGGCCTCTATCTGGTGCAGGATATGCAACGCCAGCTGCCGCAGGCTGCCCATTGGCAGCTCTCTACCGCCGATCTTGCCGCCCGTGAACGCGGTGAGGTGGAAAACTTTATGCGCGCCTGCGGCTTCAGCGTGCACGGCGAAATCTGGCAAAAATGAAACGCTGGGCGGCTGCGCTGTTGCTGGTTCTGCTGGCTTTCGGCGCCTGGTTAGCCGGGCGCCATCAGGCGCTGTCGGCGCCGCCGGTCTGGGATCAGCAGGTTTATCTGTGGCAACGGGTCTGGAGCGCGCAGCACGCCCCGGCGCTGGCCGCCAGCCGCGATCTGTTTTCCAGCTTACGTATTCTCGCTCTGCAACTGCATCCGCGCGAAGGGCTGCGGGTGATGCCGGTCGATACCGCGCTGCTGAAGCAGGACGGCCGCCCGCTGTGGCTGGTGGCGCGTCTGGACGGTTCGCAGCCGCGCTGGGATGAGGAGCGGTTATATTCCCGGCTGCTGCAGCTAGTGCAACAATACCGCGCCGCCGGGCTGCCCGTGGTCGGTATCGAGATCGATCACGACGCCGCCACCGCCCGCCTGCCGCAGTACCACGATGCGCTCCGGCGCCTGCGCCGGCAGCTGCCGGCGGACGTACAGCTGAGCATCACCGCACTGCCGGCCTGGCTCGACTCGCCGCAGCTGCCGGCCCTGCTGCGGCAGGTTGACAGCTCGGTGTTGCAATTACACGCCGTACTCTCCCCGCAGCAGGGGCTGTTCGACAGCCGGCTGGCGCTGCGCTGGACGCAGCGTTACGCCCAGGTGACCGATAAGCCCTTCCGCATTGCTCTGCCGGCCTACGGCATGGGGCTGGTCGGCGTTGATGCGCAGGGCGCGCAGGTGGAGAGCGAGGCCTCACTGCGCGTGGCGGGCAGCCTGCGCGAGCTGACGGTCGCGCCGCAGCACATCGCCGACTTTCTGCAGCGGCTGTCTGCACATCCGCAGCCGCATCTGCAGGGCGTGGTCTGGTTTCGCCTGCCGCTGGCCGGCGACCGCCGCGCCTGGTCGATGAATACCCTGCGCAGGGTTATCCGCCAGCAGCCTTTACACAGCCGCTGGCAGGTAAAAATGCGCCCGCAGCCGCAGCAAAACGGCCTGTATGATCTGATAATTGCCAATGACGGCCCGGCCGATGCGCCGCTGCCCACGGCGGTTACGCTGGCGGCTGGCGACTGTCTGGCCGCCGACGCGGTTGGCCGTTACCGGCTGGACGCAACGGCCACGCAGCTGCGTTTTATCCGCACCGGGGATGAGTTGGTGCGCGCCGGGCAATCACGCCCGCTAGGTTGGCTGCGCTGCCAACATCTGACGCCAGGAGGCATTCGTGTTACACCTTAATTTTCGCACCGCCCGGCCGCTGACGCTGAGCATCGCCATCGCCGCCACGCTGGGCGCGCCGCTGACGCAGGCCTGCGGCCCGGATTTTCCCAACCGTCTGCTGCTCGACCGCAACGGCACGCTGCTGTCGATGCCAGAAGGCAATTTCACCTTTGAAACCAGCCGCCTGACGCCGGTCGATCCGCAACTGCCGCGCTGGCAGGCGCCGCCGCCGCCAGGCCCGATGAAACCGATGCCGCTGTCGCCGGAAACCGTCGCCATTAAACAGATGCGCACTGCCAAAACCGTGGAAGAAGCCGACGCCGTCAACGGCCAGGTACTGTCCGCCGCCGCACGCCAGTACACGCTGGGCGCCGTCGCTTTTGCCGCCCGCGATCCGCGCGCTGCGGACTACTTTCAGCAGGTGCTGGCCCTGCCGGATAGCGAGCAGGGAGCATGGGGGCTGCGCGCGCGCTACTCCCTCGGCAGGCTGCTGATGAACGACTACGGGACACCGGAAGACGCCGATACCTCCGCCACGCCTCCTCGTCCGGACCCGGCGCAGCTGCGTCAGGCGCTGGCCGCCTTTCAGCAGGTTATCGACCGCGTGAAAAGCGGCAGCGACGATCCGGACCAACTGGCGCTCAGCAGCCTCGGGCAGCAGGCGCGCATCCATTTCTGGCTGGGTGATATCGGCCGCGCCGTACACCTCTATGCGCAGCAGGCGGCGCAGGGTGATGCGCAAGGTGGGCGGTCGCTGCAATATGTCGCCAGCTATCTGGTCGATCCGCAGCACTTCGAACAGCTGAAAAAGATCGTGGCCGATCCGCTGGTACAGCAGTTGGTGACCGTCGAGCTGTTCGCCCGCAGCGGCAACCTGCAGGCACAGGATAATGACAGTTCGCCCCCACGTTCGCAGCAGATTACCCAACGTTTGCTGACGCTGCTGGACGCCGAGACAAAAAGCGGCTTCAACGGTAGCGACCGCCTGGCGGCGCTGGCCTACCGTTCCGGTAACTACCCGCTCGCCGCCAGCCTGCTGCGCCATGCCGGTGACTCCGGCCTTGCCTGGTGGCTGCGCGCCAAAATGGCGCTGCGCGACGGCAAGCTGCAGGACGCCACTGCCGCCTACGCCAAAGCGGCGGCCGCTTTCCCGGCGGATGAAAGCTGGGGCGAACAGCGCGGGGACAATTATGCGCAGGAAACCATTATCCCGGACTGCCGCATCGCCGGCGAACAGGCGATTCTGGCGCTGAACCGCGGCGATTATCTGCAGGCGCTGACGCTGCTGTACCACAGTAAGGAGCTGTATTGGGCGGATGTCGCCGACGTGGCCGAGCGGGTGCTGACGGTTGACGAGCTGAAAGCGTTTGTCGATAAGCAGGTGCCGCCGCCCAGTCAGCCGCTCAAACCGGTGGAGCCGAACGTGTATAACAGCCAGGTGCTGACGCCTGATATCCATCTGCGCGAGCTGCTGGCCCGGCGTCTGATGCGCGCCGGACGCTATCAGGAAGCGCAGAACTATTTCGCCGTGCCAAATTATCGCGCCGCCGCCCAGCAGCTGGCGCAGCAGTTCAGCCTTGCGCAGCAAGGCAGCAATAGCAAACTGGCGCGAGCGCAGGCCTACTACCAGGCTGCAACGCTGCTGCGTGAACAGGGGCTAGAGCTGACCGGCTATGAAATGACGCCGGACTACGGCATATACGGCGCCGGGTACTCTTACCTGGGCGACGCCTTCGACACCCGTGAGTTGACGCACAAAAGCTGGATCACCGCGGCAGAGGCCGCGCGCGCCGCCAAGGCATTGCCGCCGCAGGACAACCGCTTCCTGCACTACCGCTGGCAGGCGGTTGCGGCGGCGCAGAAGGCTGCGGACTTATTGCCGCCGAAAAGCCAGGCGTACGGCGCGGTGCTGTGCAACGCCGCCAGTTGGGTGATCAAGCGCGATGCCAAAACCGGCCGCGCGCTGTATAAACGCTACCTCGCCAACGGCAAGCCGGATGCCGCCCTAAATAAGTTCGGCTATCAGTGCCCGGCGCCGGACTTCGATGCGTTAACCGCCGAGTCCTGAACCGCCGCGGCGGACGACAGGCATAAAAAAACCCGGCTCTGCCGGGTTTTTTGACTGCATCAGCAATTATGCTTCGATCGCCATTTTCAGTTTTTTCATGGCGTTCTTTTCCAACTGACGCACACGCTCGGCGGAAACGCCGTAGCGGTCGGCCAGTTCCTGCAGGGTGGACTTGTTCTCATCGTCCAGCCAGCGGGCGCGAATAATATGTTGGCTACGCTCATCCAGACCTTCCAGCGCATAGGCCAGCTTGTCGGCGGCGTTGCTCTCCCAGTTGTCTTCTTCGATACCTTCGGCGAAGTCAGACGTTTTGTCCTGCAGGTACAGCACCGGCGCCATCGACTGGCCGTCGCGCGCTTCGTCGTCCGGCGTCGGGTCGAAGGTCATGTCCTGCGCCGCCATGCGGGATTCCATCTCGCGCACGTCTTTGCTGGATACGCCCAGCTCACGCGCCACCAGCTCGACTTCGTCCTGGTTGAACCAGCCCAGACGCTGCTTGGTTTTACGCAGGTTAAAGAACAGCTTGCGCTGCGCCTTGGTAGTAGCGACTTTGACGATACGCCAGTTACGCAGTACGTATTCGTGAATTTCTGCCTTGATCCAATGCACCGCAAAGGAAACCAGACGCACGCCAACTTCCGGATTAAAACGGCGCACAGCTTTCATCAGGCCGATATTACCTTCCTGGATCAGGTCCGCCTGCGGCAGGCCGTAACCCGAGTAATTACGGGCAATATGAGCGACAAAGCGCAGGTGAGACAGGATCAGCTGCTTGGCCGCATCCAAATCGCCCTGGTAATGCAGCCGTTCAGCCAGCTCCCGCTCTTCCTCTGCCGTAAGCATCGGATAGGCGTTGGCGGCCCGAACATAGGCTTCCAAGCTGCCTTGGGGTACTAAGGCTAAAGTTTGCATTTCTTTGGTCATTCAAACCCTCTCTCTAATAAAACCGATCGTACAGGTGACGATACTGCTGCTGCACATCACAACGCTGTTGCTGCCAAGCCTCTGTAAGGAGGTTTGTCGGTTGCCGATTGAGCCTGTTGAGTATCTGTTTGGCGGGGAGTCATTGATTTACGGTGATCATTGCAAAACGGTTCCACACGCCGGGCACCTTAACATTTGCTGCAATTTTTGACCGTGCTCTACCCTAAAAGTTCACCGTTTTTCGATCGCAATGTTCATGACAATACGCGATGAACTGACGGCCAGATAGGGAATTCGTGCGCTTGAGCAGAGGCGGGATCCCAGAAGATCCGAGATGGCTCTTCTCCTGCAACACGGCAAACGCAGCAGGAGAAGAGTATATCAAAAAATTTTTTACTGTGGTGTAAATCGGCGTAAATGTTGCACGGTGGCCAACCAGGCGGCAATCCAGCCGATCATCGCAGAGATGATCAACAGCAGTAATGCCTCGTCCCAACCCAGCCCGTGCAGCGTAAAGGTGGTGCCGAACACCTTCGCCACGCCGGCCACCACCGACTCCAGCTGCCACACCAGCGCGCCGGACAGAATCAGCGACAGCAGCGCGCCGAAGAAGCCCAGCATCGCGCCGCCGTTAAGAAACGGCCGCAGAATAAAGCCGTCGGTCGCGCCGATAAGCTTCATCACGTTGATGGTGTCGCGCCGGCTGAAGATGCTCAGACGCACGCTGTTGCCGATCACCAGGAACACCGCCACCACCATCAGAATGCCGATAATGGCCGCCACCTGACCCACCAGCCCGGTCAACGCCGCCAGGCGGGCAAACCAGCTGTCGTCCATACGCACTTCATCCACGCCCTGCACCGCCGTTACGCGCTCGCGCAGCGTATTCAGGGTGTCTGAACTCTGGAAGTCCATTTTCGGCGTGATAATCGCCACCGCCGGCAGCGGGTTCTCTTCCAGCATATCCAGCGCCCCGCCGAAGCCGGACCAGTTGCGGAACTCGCCGAGCGCTTCTTCGCGCGACAGGTAGTTCACCTTCTCGACGCCCGCTTCGGCCTTGATGGCGTCCAGCACCTTGACCGCAGCGTCATCGTCGAGCGATTTATCGAGATACACCGTCAGCTGCGGTGTCGGATACCATTGGGTTGCCGCCGTGCTGACGTTTTTCCACACGATGTAGCACACGCTCGGCAGCGTCAGAGAGATGGCGATCACCATCACCGTCAGCAACGTCGCCAGCGGCTGACGCAGCATGTCTTTGATCGCATTCATCCACGCATAGCGCCACTGTTCGCGCCAGCCGCCGCGCAGCGCCTTGCTCTTGGCGGTTTTTTTACTATTCGCCATGCTGCGCTCCTCCTATCATGCGGCCCTGGCTGAGCGTCAGAATACGGTAATTACGGCGGGCGATCAGCCCGGTGTCGTGGGTCGCCATCAGGACGGTTACCCCAACGCGGTTAAACTCTTCAAACAGGCGTAGGATGCCTTCCGACAGCGCGTCGTCCAGGTTGCCGGTCGGTTCATCCGCCAGCAGCACCGCCGGTTTGTTCACCACCGCACGGGCGATGCCCACGCGCTGCTGTTCACCGCCGGACAGCTGGATCGGAAAGTTCTTCGCTTTGTCCAGCAGGCCTACCTTGTCCAGCGCCGCCGACACGCGACGGCGGATATCTTCGCTGCTGGCGCCGGCGATAATCAGCGGCATCGCCACGTTGTCATACACCGTGCGGTCCAGCAGCAGATGGTGATCCTGGAAAATCATGCCGATCTGGCGGCGCAGGAACGGCACCTCGCTGTTTCTCAGCCGGCTGATGTCATGACCGGCGAACCAGATATGGCCGGCGCTCGGCCGTTCGATGCCGCATATCAGCTTCAGCAGGGTACTCTTACCCGCCCCGGAATGGCCGGTCAGAAACGCCATTTCTGCCGGGCGCAGATGAAAATCCACCCCCTGCAACGCCTGACGCCCGCCCAGATAAGCTTTACTGACCTGTTCAAAGCGAATCATCCGTATTAATCCTCTCGGGCAAAAAGTGCCTCAATAAAATCGTCAGCCTTAAACGGCCGCAAATCTTCGATGCCTTCGCCAACGCCGATATAGCGAATCGGAATGCCGAACTGATCGGCAATGGCGAAGATCACCCCGCCCTTGGCGGTACCGTCCAGTTTAGTCAGCGTGATGCCGGTTAACCCTACGGCTTCATTAAATAATTTCGCCTGGCTGACCGCATTTTGACCGGTACTGGCGTCCAGCGTCAGCATAACCTCATGGGGGGCGTCCTCGTCCAGTTTTTTCATTACCCGGACGATCTTCTTCAACTCTTCCATCAGGTGGGCTTTATTCTGCAAACGTCCGGCGGTATCGGCAATCAGTACGTCGACGCCGCGCGCCTTGGCCGCCTGCACCGCATCGAAAATCACCGAGGCGGAATCAGCGCCGGTATGCTGCGCCACCACCGGAATGTGATTACGTTCGCCCCACACCTGCAGCTGCTCTACCGCTGCGGCGCGGAAGGTATCCCCCGCCGCCAGCATCACCGATTTACCCTCGGCCTGGAACTGACGCGCCAGTTTACCGATAGTGGTGGTTTTGCCGACGCCGTTAACACCCACCATCAGAATGACATACGGCGTTTTACCACCGACATCCAGCGGTTGATCAACCTTGGCCAGAATTTCGGACATTTCCTCCTTCAGCTTGCCGTACAGCGCTTCAGCGTCTTTCAGCTGTTTACGGCTGGCGTGCTGAGTGAGGGAACTGATGATTTTACTGGTGGTTTCCACGCCAACGTCGGCGATCAGCAGCTGTTCTTCCAGCTCTTCAAACAGATCGTCGTCGATCTTCTTGCCGCGGAACAGGCCGACAAAACCGGACCCTAGGTTCTGTTTGGTCTTAACCAGGCTGCGTTTCAAGCGGGCGAAGAAGCCTTCTTTGGTCGGCCGCTCCTGTTCCTGCGACGCCGCCGGCGCTACCGCCACGACCTCCGGTTCAGCTTCCGCAACCGGTTCAACTTCGACAACCGGCTCAGCTTCCGC
The nucleotide sequence above comes from Serratia rhizosphaerae. Encoded proteins:
- a CDS encoding PLP-dependent aminotransferase family protein, which codes for MNAEGLLAQRIINVKSSAIRELLKQSKMPGVISLAGGIPSDALFDFEGLSIATRQAIDEQPKSAFQYGLTEGSPLLRERICTLCAERGVQARPEDVMVTAGSQQALDLVMRTVVNPGDVFVVESPTYLAALQTLELAEATVMSVSSDSDGMVVDELAELLKTQRIKGVYVVPTFGNPSGLTLSAARREQLVRLAAEHNFLIIEDDPYGELRFTEERNATLYQVAQRLLGHTDNVIYTSTFSKILAPGLRLGWAILPPLLLQKVAIIKQAADLHASALSQSIVECYLGLGRLPAQIDTIRRAYQQKGELLAELVRSELGEVIDFDMPKGGMFLWARFRQPFNATEWLNATLANGVVFVPGEYFFANRPDRSTFRLSFATASEQEMQEAVARLRRSL
- the livF gene encoding high-affinity branched-chain amino acid ABC transporter ATP-binding protein LivF; the protein is MLSFNQVSAHYGKIQALHQVSLTIRQGEIVTLIGANGAGKTTLLGTLCGEPRASEGTVTLLDQDITRWPTSRIMREAVAIVPEGRRVFARMTVEENLAMGGFFAARPQYQQRLERVFQLFPRLRERRGQRAGTMSGGEQQMLAIGRALMSQPKLLLLDEPSLGLAPIVIQQIFDTIEQLRAEGMTIFLVEQNANQALKLADRGYVLENGRVVLEDTGAALLANEAVRSAYLGG
- the livG gene encoding high-affinity branched-chain amino acid ABC transporter ATP-binding protein LivG; translation: MSAQPLLTVEGLSMRFGGLLAVNNVGLTLNQGEIVSLIGPNGAGKTTIFNCLTGFYRPTSGTVRLRERQLAGLSGQAIARLGVVRTFQHVRLFREMTVVENLLVAQHQHLRSGVFAGLLKTPAFRRAEADARERAAVWLERVGLLEMANRSAGNLAYGQQRRLEIARCMVTRPELLMLDEPAAGLNPKETAELDRLIVELRSQHQVSVLLIEHDMKLVMGISDRIYVVNQGAPLAQGTPEQIRHNPDVIRAYLGEA
- a CDS encoding high-affinity branched-chain amino acid ABC transporter permease LivM; translated protein: MKLNLLNALLAAAVLFVMAAFLMGMQLGLDGTKLVVRGAAEVRWMWIGIGCAVVFVFQLLRPLLQQGLSKVNGPAWVLPSFDGSTARQKLLAALLIVAAVAWPFLVSRGTVDIATLTLIYVMLGLGLNVVVGLSGLLVLGYGGFYAIGAYTYALLNHYYGFGFWESLPLAGMVTAAFGFLLGFPVLRLRGDYLAIVTLGFGEIVRILLLNNTEITGGPNGISQIPKPTLFGLEFSRSARDGGWDTFHNFFDLKYDPSDRIIFLYLVALLLVVLTLFVINRLLRMPLGRAWEALREDEIACRSLGLSPTKIKLTAFTISAAFAGFAGTLFAARQGFVSPESFTFVESAFVLAIVVLGGMGSQFAVILAAVLLVVSREMMRDLNEYSMLLLGALMVLMMIWRPQGLLPMKRPQMKLKAADIQAAKEEQP
- the livH gene encoding high-affinity branched-chain amino acid ABC transporter permease LivH, translating into MSEQFLYFLQQMFNGVTLGSTYALIAIGYTMVYGIIGMINFAHGEVYMIGSYVSFIVIAALMMFGIDAGWLLIGAAFLVSIVIASAYGWSIERVAYKPVRYSKRLIALISAIGMSIFLQNYVSLTQGSRDLALPSLVTGRWVLGESNGFAATVSTMQLTIWVVTFLAMLALTLFIRYSRMGRACRACAEDLKMASLLGINTDRVISLTFVIGAVMAAVAGVLLGQFYGVINPYIGFMAGMKAFTAAVLGGIGSIPGAMIGGLVLGVAEALTSAYLSAEYKDVVSFALLIVVLLVMPTGILGRPEVEKV